A part of Cryptococcus neoformans var. neoformans JEC21 chromosome 4 sequence genomic DNA contains:
- a CDS encoding damaged DNA binding protein, putative yields the protein MASPLTVGFCERATSAEDVSECFDSVVQVLNVKKIASTDTTAVDRYRAILSDGQYFIQAMLATQLNHFVESKQVDKHSLVKVVNFSVNSVSGRKLLIILALEVVPWTDEKIGNPVSVDQAKSGASASAQPAGAHSAPLQSATAPAPARAQVPGRNASSARPGNTKPKGDLGPLYPIEGLSPYQNRWTIKARVTQKSDIRHYSNQRGDGKLFNVTFMDETGEIRATGFNDAVDNFYNLLEVGKVFFVSRARINIAKKQFSNVNNEYEIMFERDTEIEPCADESVPQVKYNFKGIGDLGELQKDDVCDVIGVVREVGELGSVTSRATNKPFAKRELQLVDQSGQSVRLTLWGKQAETFQADDQPVIAFKGVKVGDFGGRSLSMFSNATMTINPDIPEAHSLRGWFDAEGHNKHFTAYTTASVGDSAINTAAGAATRPAELKTIAQVKDEQLGMSEKTDFFSTEATVAFIKKDPFSYPACANPDNCAKKVVEDGSGWWCEKCQRRWDEPIHRYILSMNVMDYTGQFWMTAFNETAEQIMGISANDLMKLKNEGNDLDYDVHFAKATARTYVFQMMAKQDSFNDQVRVRYQCRKVAPPDYVADSAHLSQMISQMSV from the exons ATGGCAAGCCCACTTACAGTCGGATTCTGCGAGCGAGCAACGTCCGCAGAGGATGTCTCAGAATGCTTTGATTCTGTCGTTCAGGTCCTCAACGTAAAAAAGATTGCTTCCACTGACACAACTGCTGTCGACAGATACCG AGCAATTTTGTCGGATGGACAGTACTTTATTCAGGCAATGCTTGCTACTCAATTGAATCATTTTGTGGAGAGCAAGCAAGTTGACAAACATTCTCTTGTCAAGGTTGTAAACTTTTCTGTTAATAGTGTTTCAGGCCGAAA ACTATTGATTATTCTCGCTCTGGAAGTTGTTCCTTGGACAGACGAAAAGATTGGAAACCCTGTCAGCGTTGACCAAGCAAAGAGTGGCGCGTCCGCCTCAGCCCAGCCTGCCGGAGCCCATTCTGCCCCTCTTCAATCTGCTACTGCACCCGCGCCTGCGCGAGCCCAGGTACCTGGCCGGAATGCCTCTTCTGCTAGACCAGGGAACACAAAGCCCAAAGGCGACTTGGGACCACTGTACCCCATCGAAGGATTGAGCCCTTATCAGAATAG ATGGACCATCAAAGCTCGGGTAACTCAAAAGTCTGACATCCGACATTATTCTAATCAAAGAGGGGATGGTAAACTTTTCAACGTGACTTTTATGGATGAAACT GGGGAAATCAGAGCCACCGGATTCAACGATGCTGTCGACAATTTCTACAACCTTCTTGAAGTCGGCAAGGTGTTTTTTGTGTCGCGTGCTCGGATCAACATTGCTAAAAAGCAGTTCAGCAACGTCAACAATGAGTATGAGATCATGTTTGAGAGGGACACAGAGATCGAGCCTTGTGCAGACGAGTCAGTGCCGCAGGTCAAATATAACTTCAAAGGTATTGGAGATCTTGGAGAACTACAAAAGGATGATGTCTGTG ATGTTATTGGCGTGGTGAGGGAGGTGGGTGAACTAGGATCTGTAACATCTCGAGCTACAAATAAGCCA TTTGCCAAACGAGAGCTGCAACTTGTTGATCAGTCCGGTCAAAGCGTCCGTCTTACCCTTTGGGGTAAGCAAGCTGAAACATTCCAAGCGGATGATCAGCCAGTTATTGCTTTCAAGGGCGTCAAAGTTGGCGACTTTGGAGGTCGATCACTTTCGATGTTCAGCAACGCCACAATGACTATTAATCCTGATATTCCTGAAGCTCACTCTCTTCGAGGCTGGTTTGATGCCGAAGGGCATAATAAGCACTTCACGGCGTACACTACTGCGTCTGTCGGTGACAGTGCTATCAACACTGCTGCAGGTGCCGCGACGCGACCTGCTGAACTAAAGACGATCGCACAAGTAAAGGATGAGCAGCTCGGTATGTCAGAGAAGACCGACTTCTTCAGTACCGAAGCCACTGTAGCGTTTATCAAAAAAGATCCCTTTTCTTATCCAGCTTGCGCCAATCCCGATAATTGTGCGAaaaaggtggtggaagatggtAGTGGTTGGTGGTGTGAAAAATGTCAACGAAGGTGGGATGAACCCATTCATCG CTACATTCTTTCGATGAATGTGATGGATTACACAGGTCAATTCTGGATGACGGCATTCAATGAAACTGCCGAACAAATCATGGGCATCAGCGCCAACGACTTGATGAAACTGAAGAATGAGGGAAATGATCTGGATTATGATGTTCATTTTGCCAAAGCGACAGCAAGGACGTATGTGTTCCAGATGATGGCAAAACAGGACTCTTTCAAT GATCAAGTAAGGGTGCGATATCAGTGCCGAAAGGTTGCACCGCCTGATTACGTTGCCGACTCTGCCCATTTATCACAGATGATCAGCCAGATGAGCGTATAA
- a CDS encoding fk506-binding protein 39 kda, putative — MPLAMNLWSLTLLPGQQYPTYVRRDFQITNAALGEELRSKDGRSVVKVTHNPISQSMLESDDEWSDEDEDEEILSEEDDGEMEVEEVKQKKGKKAEKVEEEDSEEEDEDESDFEDELEETNVLCSLTAGKTEQASLNLTFVRGEVVVFEVTGDNVVHLMGNYIQQDEDSDDESDSDFDGEDDYSELYGSDDDLELDSEEEAAVAKITEIPDEPTPKTKKALPAADKKPVPEAKPAQKRKAEELESPAKEDAALSKAQKKKLAKKAKVEGEKAEEKPAAAAVAEKPATKKEAKAPQKKTLPSGLIIEDIKIGDGPVAKTGKRLGMRYIGKLTNGKQFDANTSGKPFSFVLGKGEVIRGWDEGLAGMAVGGERRLTIPAALAYGNQKIPGIPKNSTLKFDVKLVSIN, encoded by the exons ATGCCTCTTGCTATGAATCTTTGG AGCTTGACCCTTCTCCCTGGTCAACAATATCCCACTTACGTCCGACGTGATTTCCAGATCACCAACGCTGCTCTCGGTGAGGAGCTCCGCTCTAAGGATGGTCGCTCTGTCGTTAAGGTTACCCACAACCCCATCTCTCAGTCAATGTTGGAGAGCGACGACGAATGGagcgatgaggatgaggatgaagagatcctttctgaagaggatgacggagagatggaagtcGAGGAGGTaaagcaaaagaagggTAAGAAGGCCGAGaaggtagaggaagaggacagtgaggaagaggacgaggacgagagCGACTTCGAAGATGAGTTGGAGGAGACAAACGTTCTCTGCTCCCTTACTGCCGGCAAG ACCGAACAAGCTTCTCTCAACCTTACTTTTGTCCGTGGTGAGGTTGTTGTGTTTGAAGTCACTGGTGACAA CGTTGTTCACCTTATGGGCAACTACATCCAACAAGACGAGGACTCTGACGACGAGTCTGACTCTGATTTCGATGGCGAGGATGACTACTCTGAGCTTTACGGCTCTGATGAcgaccttgagcttgactctgaggaggaggctgCTGTCGC CAAGATTACTGAAATTCCCGATGAACCCACTCCCAAGACTAAGAAGGCCCTGCCTGCCGCGGACAAAAAGCCTGTCCCCGAAGCCAAGCCTGCTCAAAAACGCAAGGCTGAAGAGCTTGAGTCACCCGCTAAGGAGGATGCCGCTTTGAGCAAAgctcagaagaagaagcttgctAAGAAGGCTAAGGTTGAGGGTGAAAAGGCCGAGGAGAAAcccgctgctgctgccgtTGCCGAGAAGCCTGCcacaaagaaggaggccAAAGCTCCCCAGAAG AAGACTCTTCCCTCTGGTTTAATTATCGAAGACATCAAGATTGGCGACGGCCCCGTTGCCAAAACCGGCAAGCGTTTGGGCATGCG ATACATCGGCAAGCTCACCAACGGAAAGCAGTTTGATGCTAACACCTCCGGCAAACCCTTCTCTTTCGTCCTTGGAAAGGGTGAGGTTATCAGGGGTTGGGATGAGGGTTTGGCCGGCATGGCGGTCGGTGGTGAGAGGAGGTTGACC ATTCCCGCCGCTTTGGCCTACGGTAACCAGAAGATCCCTGGTATTCCCAAGAA CTCCACCCTCAAGTTCGACGTCAAACTTGTCTCTATCAACTAG